Proteins found in one Bordetella genomosp. 11 genomic segment:
- a CDS encoding dipeptide ABC transporter ATP-binding protein: protein MALLDIDDLRIEFAGRRGTRVAVQDITLRLEKGEILGVVGESGAGKSTIGNAVIGLLEPPGRMAGGRISLDGERIDNQPESARRKLRGRRIGMIFQDPLTSLDPLQTVETQLVETIRVHLALSAAAARDRAVDLLRLVGIPQPEVRLGQYPHQFSGGMRQRVVIALALCCEPEVIVADEPTTALDVSIQAQILTLLRRLCAEKQVGMILITHDMGVIADVTDRVAVLYRGRLVEHGPTAKVLGDPDHPYTRSLIAAVPRPDVKLSRFPRVSYNENAGAPQATSVLDVHTHWLGQQRDFGERGVHPLVETRGLGMRFVLKPALLARNRRTLDAVRDVSLTIREGEVFGLVGESGSGKSTVARLIAGLYTPTAGSIRFAGADLATLRGEKALNPIRRQMQMVFQDPYSSLNPRMRVLDAVAEPIRFHGLASGEAHTRRIVEDLLEVVGLGADAAARYPHEFSGGQRQRICIARALATRPRFLICDEPTSALDVSIQAQILNLLKDLQEKLGLTMLFISHDLPVIRQMCDRVGVMRHGELLEVAETETLFETPRHPYTRQLLELMPRLRGLREPAESPAARGALALSG from the coding sequence ATGGCCTTGCTCGACATCGACGACCTGCGCATCGAATTCGCCGGCCGGCGGGGTACCCGCGTGGCGGTGCAGGACATCACGCTGCGGCTGGAGAAGGGCGAGATCCTGGGGGTGGTCGGTGAATCCGGCGCCGGCAAGTCGACCATCGGCAATGCCGTCATCGGCTTGCTGGAACCGCCCGGCCGCATGGCGGGCGGACGCATCAGCCTGGACGGCGAGCGCATCGACAACCAGCCCGAATCGGCGCGCCGCAAATTGCGCGGCCGCCGTATCGGCATGATCTTCCAGGACCCGCTGACGTCGCTGGACCCTCTGCAAACGGTGGAAACGCAGTTGGTCGAGACCATCCGGGTGCACCTGGCGCTGAGCGCCGCGGCGGCCCGCGATCGTGCCGTCGACCTGCTGCGCCTGGTGGGTATCCCGCAGCCGGAGGTCCGGCTGGGCCAGTATCCCCACCAGTTTTCAGGCGGCATGCGGCAACGCGTGGTGATCGCGCTGGCGCTGTGCTGCGAACCCGAAGTGATCGTCGCCGACGAGCCGACGACGGCGCTGGATGTGTCCATACAAGCCCAGATATTGACCCTGCTGCGCCGCCTGTGCGCGGAGAAACAGGTCGGCATGATCCTGATCACGCACGACATGGGCGTCATCGCCGACGTCACGGACCGCGTGGCCGTGCTGTACCGCGGCCGGCTGGTCGAGCACGGACCGACGGCGAAGGTACTGGGCGACCCCGATCATCCCTATACGCGCAGCCTGATCGCCGCCGTGCCCCGGCCCGACGTCAAGCTGAGCCGCTTCCCCCGGGTCAGCTACAACGAGAACGCTGGCGCGCCGCAGGCCACGTCGGTGCTGGACGTCCATACCCACTGGCTGGGCCAACAGCGCGATTTCGGCGAGCGGGGCGTGCATCCGCTGGTGGAAACGCGCGGCTTGGGCATGCGCTTCGTGCTGAAGCCCGCTTTGCTGGCGCGCAATCGCCGCACGCTGGATGCCGTGCGGGACGTATCGCTGACGATACGCGAAGGCGAGGTCTTCGGGCTGGTGGGCGAATCCGGGTCGGGAAAGTCCACCGTCGCGCGGCTGATCGCCGGCCTGTACACGCCGACCGCGGGGAGCATCCGGTTCGCCGGCGCGGACCTGGCCACCCTGCGGGGGGAAAAGGCGCTGAACCCGATCCGGCGCCAGATGCAGATGGTGTTCCAGGATCCCTATTCGTCGCTGAACCCGCGCATGCGGGTTCTGGATGCGGTGGCCGAGCCGATCCGCTTTCATGGCCTGGCATCCGGCGAAGCGCACACGCGGCGTATCGTGGAGGATCTGCTGGAGGTCGTCGGCCTGGGCGCGGACGCGGCGGCACGCTACCCGCATGAGTTCTCCGGAGGCCAGCGCCAGCGCATCTGCATCGCGCGGGCGCTGGCCACGCGGCCCCGCTTTCTTATCTGCGACGAACCCACTTCGGCCCTGGATGTGTCCATCCAGGCGCAGATCCTGAACCTGCTGAAAGACCTGCAGGAAAAACTGGGGCTGACGATGCTGTTCATCAGCCACGACCTGCCGGTGATCCGGCAGATGTGCGACCGCGTGGGTGTCATGCGCCACGGCGAACTGCTGGAGGTGGCCGAGACGGAGACCTTGTTCGAAACGCCACGGCATCCGTACACCCGCCAGTTGCTGGAGCTGATGCCGCGCCTGCGCGGCCTGCGCGAGCCCGCGGAAAGCCCCGCGGCGCGGGGCGCGCTGGCCTTGTCCGGTTAG